The following proteins come from a genomic window of Venturia canescens isolate UGA chromosome 4, ASM1945775v1, whole genome shotgun sequence:
- the msl-3 gene encoding male-specific lethal 3 homolog isoform X2 yields the protein MPRKGWNSSWDRCVTEEYVLKDTEENRQLQRDLAQKAQLQLGAYLYRRERKNRSHKLSDRSGIESRRRARSGGSRAASGTTGSSEDGSSGQHDDYDTEEVITEEESESSSDFGGPSSDDEDSGGGSQSGASTRPGIDLDIGNTLRRILDQDYELINHKHKLAVLPAQPTVANILESWVQHFTTTQLTNIQEKSQRNKTNNTVEKIVNDVNICREVADGLRIYFDFTLPNLLLYRQEREQYNAFKSSGLFTENTPPIKEELMENPDMIIKEEIEDPEYAHLPPFREHESEVECQSKPICSKRILRSCRISSADDNRQLRSYEDVIKQEPGSVSSIASTSSRCSSPRGVITRPVLNSVQIGALLHESNKWRLMPVSAKEVNSPSPSTYFGAVHLARLFVKLPDLLQVTDIPEKKLKVLLKHLDMFLSYLEMHREWFGEQFYTQTETQPVQQS from the exons ATGCCACGAAAA GGTTGGAATTCTTCCTGGGATAGGTGTGTCACCGAAGAATATGTTCTGAAAGATACGGAAGAGAATCGTCAATTACAAAGAGACTTGGCACAAAAAGCACAACTTCAATT AGGAGCATATCTATATCgtcgtgagagaaaaaatcgtagCCACAAGCTCTCTGATCGTTCTGGGATCGAGTCAAGACGAAGAGCACGGAGCGGAGGTAGTCGAGCAGCATCTGGCACTACAGGTTCGTCCGAGGATGGAAGTTCAGGACAGCATGATGATTATGACACAGAAGAAGTCATTACGGAGGAGGAATCGGAGAGTAGTTCCGATTTTGGTGGTCCGTCGAGCGACGACGAGGACAGTGGAGGTGGGAGTCAATCAGGAGCGAGTACCAGGCCTGGAATTGATCTCGATATTGGAAACACCCTGAGGAGAATTCTCGATCAGGATTATGAACTCATAAATCACAAGCACAAA CTTGCAGTCTTACCAGCTCAACCAACTGTGGCGAATATCCTAGAATCGTGGGTTCAACATTTTACAACGACACAATTAACAAACATCCAGGAAAAATCTCAACGCAACAAAACGAACAATACTGTCGAGAAAATCGTCAATGATGTCAATATATGTCGAGAAGTAGCCGATGGTTTACGCATATACTTTGACTTTACATTGCCAAATCTTTTGCTCTATCGACAAGAGAGAGAACAGTACAATGCGTTTAAGTCATCAGGACTGTTCACTGAAAACACTCCGCCAATAAAAGAAGAGTTGATGGA AAATCCAGATATGATAATTAAAGAAGAAATAGAAGATCCCGAGTACGCGCACCTTCCCCCATTTCGAGAACACGAGTCTGAGGTCGAATGCCAATCGAAGCCGATATGCTCCAAACGAATATTACGATCTTGCAGAATTAGCTCGGCTGATGATAATCGTCAATTGCGGTCTTACGAGGACGTTATCAAACAAGAACCAGGCAGTGTTTCGAG TATAGCCAGTACAAGTTCGCGTTGTTCGAGTCCACGTGGTGTAATAACACGGCCGGTTCTTAATTCGGTGCAAATAGGGGCACTCCTTCATGAATCGAACAAATGGCGACTGATGCCCGTTTCTGCCAAAGAAGTAAATTCGCCTAGCCCTTCGACGTATTTCGGGGCTGTACACCTCGCTCGTCTTTTCG TTAAACTACCCGACCTCCTGCAAGTTACGGACATTCCAGAGAAGAAATTAAAAGTCTTATTGAAACATTTGGACATGTTCTTAAG TTATTTGGAAATGCATCGAGAGTGGTTTGGTGAGCAATTTTATACGCAAACAGAAACACAACCTGTTCAGCAATCATAA
- the msl-3 gene encoding male-specific lethal 3 homolog isoform X1, with the protein MVSTRGPKFKFCDGEKVLCYEPDPTKAKVLYDSKVLDVIINKDQRGRKAVEYLIHFQGWNSSWDRCVTEEYVLKDTEENRQLQRDLAQKAQLQLGAYLYRRERKNRSHKLSDRSGIESRRRARSGGSRAASGTTGSSEDGSSGQHDDYDTEEVITEEESESSSDFGGPSSDDEDSGGGSQSGASTRPGIDLDIGNTLRRILDQDYELINHKHKLAVLPAQPTVANILESWVQHFTTTQLTNIQEKSQRNKTNNTVEKIVNDVNICREVADGLRIYFDFTLPNLLLYRQEREQYNAFKSSGLFTENTPPIKEELMENPDMIIKEEIEDPEYAHLPPFREHESEVECQSKPICSKRILRSCRISSADDNRQLRSYEDVIKQEPGSVSSIASTSSRCSSPRGVITRPVLNSVQIGALLHESNKWRLMPVSAKEVNSPSPSTYFGAVHLARLFVKLPDLLQVTDIPEKKLKVLLKHLDMFLSYLEMHREWFGEQFYTQTETQPVQQS; encoded by the exons atggtatCCACGCGAGgaccaaaattcaaattttgtgaTGGAGAAAAAGTTTTGTGTTATGAACCAGATCCGACGAAAGCAAAAGTACTTTACGACTCgaaa GTCCTGGATGTCATTATAAACAAAGAtcagagagggagaaaagcaGTCGAATATCTCATACATTTTCAG GGTTGGAATTCTTCCTGGGATAGGTGTGTCACCGAAGAATATGTTCTGAAAGATACGGAAGAGAATCGTCAATTACAAAGAGACTTGGCACAAAAAGCACAACTTCAATT AGGAGCATATCTATATCgtcgtgagagaaaaaatcgtagCCACAAGCTCTCTGATCGTTCTGGGATCGAGTCAAGACGAAGAGCACGGAGCGGAGGTAGTCGAGCAGCATCTGGCACTACAGGTTCGTCCGAGGATGGAAGTTCAGGACAGCATGATGATTATGACACAGAAGAAGTCATTACGGAGGAGGAATCGGAGAGTAGTTCCGATTTTGGTGGTCCGTCGAGCGACGACGAGGACAGTGGAGGTGGGAGTCAATCAGGAGCGAGTACCAGGCCTGGAATTGATCTCGATATTGGAAACACCCTGAGGAGAATTCTCGATCAGGATTATGAACTCATAAATCACAAGCACAAA CTTGCAGTCTTACCAGCTCAACCAACTGTGGCGAATATCCTAGAATCGTGGGTTCAACATTTTACAACGACACAATTAACAAACATCCAGGAAAAATCTCAACGCAACAAAACGAACAATACTGTCGAGAAAATCGTCAATGATGTCAATATATGTCGAGAAGTAGCCGATGGTTTACGCATATACTTTGACTTTACATTGCCAAATCTTTTGCTCTATCGACAAGAGAGAGAACAGTACAATGCGTTTAAGTCATCAGGACTGTTCACTGAAAACACTCCGCCAATAAAAGAAGAGTTGATGGA AAATCCAGATATGATAATTAAAGAAGAAATAGAAGATCCCGAGTACGCGCACCTTCCCCCATTTCGAGAACACGAGTCTGAGGTCGAATGCCAATCGAAGCCGATATGCTCCAAACGAATATTACGATCTTGCAGAATTAGCTCGGCTGATGATAATCGTCAATTGCGGTCTTACGAGGACGTTATCAAACAAGAACCAGGCAGTGTTTCGAG TATAGCCAGTACAAGTTCGCGTTGTTCGAGTCCACGTGGTGTAATAACACGGCCGGTTCTTAATTCGGTGCAAATAGGGGCACTCCTTCATGAATCGAACAAATGGCGACTGATGCCCGTTTCTGCCAAAGAAGTAAATTCGCCTAGCCCTTCGACGTATTTCGGGGCTGTACACCTCGCTCGTCTTTTCG TTAAACTACCCGACCTCCTGCAAGTTACGGACATTCCAGAGAAGAAATTAAAAGTCTTATTGAAACATTTGGACATGTTCTTAAG TTATTTGGAAATGCATCGAGAGTGGTTTGGTGAGCAATTTTATACGCAAACAGAAACACAACCTGTTCAGCAATCATAA